Proteins encoded together in one Catellatospora citrea window:
- a CDS encoding AfsR/SARP family transcriptional regulator has translation MQAEAGETVGFSVLGSIMVVRAGAELHLGTRQQRLVLALLLARAGAPVSVTELVDLLWDEQAPASAVNVVHRHIGELRRLLEPGLPTRATGRHLVRELASYRLRADEQSLDLLKFRSLSRLASRALHDGDPESALRHSLAGLRLWRGRCAAGLEPASRRHPAFLAVEAERAQAVREAADAAERCGRLGAVLSPLRQAAEQHPLDESLQSRLLLALAADGRQAEAVEMYRLVRRRLAEELGVDPGEELREAYDRLLHQRTQPGRAESPAALPRPAQLPPGLPAFSGRDALLADARAALARPGGPRLLAIDGMPGVGKSALAVHLAHEFAAGYPDGQLYVDLRGYGREPVMSPAEALRGFLGSLGVSQEGIPAELHAQAGLYRSRLAGRRVLVVLDNCRDAEQVRHLLPGTPDCLVIVTSRSRLSTLQTAAGAHPLPVGLPGVDDARAMLLGMLGAGRGAADPAAVDAVVAGCGRLPLALAVVAARAASLPPTPLAQIATELAREPESLDGFDGDDPQTGLRAVFSWSYQALSAPAARLFRLLPAHPGPDVSIAGAAALAGVAPRVARALLGELSRAHLVSEDLPGRYRTHGLLLAYATELGEETDSPAERAAAQLRCLQFHRAVR, from the coding sequence GTGCAGGCGGAGGCGGGTGAGACGGTCGGCTTCTCGGTGCTCGGCTCGATCATGGTCGTCCGCGCCGGTGCCGAACTGCATCTGGGCACCCGCCAGCAGCGCCTGGTGCTGGCGTTGCTGCTGGCCCGGGCGGGTGCTCCGGTCTCGGTGACGGAGCTGGTGGACCTGCTCTGGGACGAGCAGGCCCCGGCCAGCGCCGTGAACGTCGTGCACCGGCACATCGGGGAACTGCGGCGGCTGCTCGAACCCGGCCTGCCCACCCGCGCCACGGGCCGGCACCTCGTCCGGGAGCTGGCCAGCTACCGACTGCGCGCGGACGAGCAGTCGCTGGACCTGCTGAAGTTCCGGTCGCTGAGCCGGCTGGCGAGCCGGGCCCTGCACGACGGGGACCCGGAGTCGGCGCTGCGGCATTCGCTGGCCGGGCTGCGGCTGTGGCGCGGCCGGTGCGCCGCGGGCCTGGAACCTGCCTCCCGCCGACATCCGGCGTTTCTCGCCGTGGAGGCCGAACGCGCCCAGGCCGTGCGTGAGGCCGCGGACGCCGCCGAGCGCTGCGGTCGACTGGGCGCGGTGCTGTCGCCGCTGCGGCAGGCCGCCGAGCAGCACCCGCTCGACGAGTCGCTGCAGAGCCGGCTGCTGCTGGCGCTGGCCGCCGACGGCCGCCAGGCCGAAGCCGTCGAGATGTACCGGCTGGTCCGACGGCGGCTGGCCGAGGAGCTGGGCGTCGATCCGGGCGAGGAGCTGCGGGAGGCGTACGACCGGCTGTTGCACCAGCGCACCCAGCCGGGGCGTGCCGAGTCGCCGGCTGCGCTGCCCCGGCCGGCGCAGCTGCCGCCGGGCCTGCCCGCCTTCAGCGGCCGGGACGCGCTGCTCGCCGACGCCCGGGCGGCGCTGGCGCGTCCGGGCGGGCCGAGGCTGCTCGCGATCGACGGCATGCCCGGCGTCGGCAAGTCCGCGCTCGCCGTCCACCTCGCCCACGAGTTCGCCGCCGGCTACCCCGACGGGCAGCTGTACGTGGACCTGCGCGGATACGGGCGGGAGCCGGTGATGAGCCCGGCCGAGGCGCTGCGCGGCTTCCTCGGCTCGCTCGGGGTGTCCCAGGAGGGCATTCCCGCCGAGTTGCACGCCCAGGCGGGCCTATACCGCAGCAGGCTCGCGGGTCGGCGCGTGCTGGTCGTGCTCGACAACTGCCGCGACGCCGAGCAGGTCCGGCATCTGCTGCCCGGCACCCCCGACTGCCTGGTGATCGTCACCAGCCGCAGCCGGTTGAGCACCCTGCAGACCGCGGCCGGCGCGCACCCGTTGCCGGTCGGCCTGCCCGGCGTCGACGATGCCCGGGCGATGCTGCTGGGAATGCTCGGCGCGGGCCGCGGCGCGGCGGACCCGGCCGCGGTCGACGCCGTCGTCGCGGGCTGCGGGCGGCTGCCCCTGGCGCTGGCCGTGGTCGCCGCTCGCGCGGCGAGCCTGCCGCCCACTCCGCTCGCGCAGATCGCCACGGAACTGGCCCGCGAACCCGAGAGCCTGGACGGGTTCGACGGTGACGACCCGCAGACCGGCCTGCGTGCCGTCTTCTCCTGGTCCTATCAGGCACTGTCCGCCCCGGCGGCCCGGCTGTTCCGGCTGCTGCCGGCCCATCCCGGTCCCGATGTCTCGATCGCCGGCGCGGCGGCGCTGGCCGGCGTCGCACCACGTGTCGCGCGAGCGCTGCTCGGCGAGCTGAGCCGCGCGCATCTGGTCAGCGAGGACCTGCCGGGCCGCTACCGCACCCACGGCCTGCTGCTGGCCTACGCCACGGAGTTGGGCGAGGAGACCGACAGTCCGGCCGAGCGCGCCGCCGCACAGCTGCGCTGCCTGCAGTTCCACCGGGCCGTCAGGTAA
- a CDS encoding DUF1801 domain-containing protein, producing MSDEVTQYINKQQPWQIDVCEKLRAMVGQTVPGVEERLQYGKPHYLKNGHYAAVIAVAKDKVSFMVFNATDVAEVKGFLRSLGNGERKAVDIKDGQAVDYDALARILGQTVTAL from the coding sequence GTGAGCGACGAGGTCACCCAGTACATCAACAAGCAGCAGCCGTGGCAGATCGACGTGTGCGAGAAACTACGTGCGATGGTCGGCCAGACCGTTCCCGGTGTCGAGGAGCGGCTCCAGTACGGCAAGCCGCACTACCTCAAGAACGGGCACTACGCGGCCGTCATCGCGGTGGCCAAGGACAAGGTCTCGTTCATGGTGTTCAACGCGACGGACGTCGCGGAGGTCAAGGGGTTCCTGCGGTCATTGGGCAACGGCGAGCGCAAGGCCGTCGACATCAAGGATGGGCAGGCCGTCGATTACGACGCGCTCGCCCGCATCCTGGGACAGACGGTGACTGCCCTGTAG